One genomic region from Candidatus Endomicrobiellum trichonymphae encodes:
- a CDS encoding hydroxyethylthiazole kinase: protein MAVTGKEDICTDGTKVFIVKNGSPLMSQLGGKRR, encoded by the coding sequence ATTGCAGTAACCGGAAAAGAAGACATCTGCACTGATGGAACTAAAGTTTTTATAGTCAAAAACGGGTCTCCTCTAATGTCTCAGCTCGGCGGAAAGCGCCGATAA
- the secD gene encoding protein translocase subunit SecD, with the protein MKINWKLLITVTLLAFSVWALWPSLKFALMSDEKKEQSEKERDPVLGRTLKLGLDLKGGTYLLLETDTSHLNGAVKVKDAVSRAIEIIRNRIDQFGVTEPMIAKQGDKWIVIQLPGIKDPKVAKDLIGKTALLEFRIVNTSEEARQVLDLIYEKRITPVQYRENSSAYPDIKAVMPEGASVFESRSNMDYYVLDKALLTGAALANAKVEFGGEYGQMMVSIEFNRDGGKIFEYITERNIGKSLAIVLDGIVQSAPVIRTRISRGERASIEGNFNSEDAKVLAAVLRAGALPVPVRLIEERTVGPSLGDDSIKKGFMSSLIGIVLVFLFMFIYYRSSGLIADVALSLNLIILMAIMAYLKFTLTLPGVAGIALTLAMSVDANVLILERIREEIAVGKTAKMAVDAGYQKVFWTIFDANFTTLIAAVFLFQFGAGPIKGFAVTLSIGLIVSMFTAVTVTKLIYEFLFKKNLLLKIKI; encoded by the coding sequence ATGAAAATTAACTGGAAATTGTTGATAACTGTTACATTATTGGCTTTTTCGGTCTGGGCTTTGTGGCCGTCGCTTAAGTTTGCGTTAATGTCTGATGAGAAAAAAGAGCAGTCGGAGAAAGAGAGAGATCCTGTTTTGGGTAGGACTTTAAAATTAGGTTTGGATTTAAAAGGCGGAACGTATCTTCTTTTGGAAACTGATACGTCGCATCTGAATGGGGCTGTAAAAGTTAAAGATGCGGTTAGCAGGGCGATAGAAATTATCAGAAACAGAATTGATCAGTTCGGTGTGACGGAACCTATGATTGCAAAACAGGGAGATAAGTGGATAGTAATACAGCTTCCGGGCATTAAAGATCCTAAGGTCGCAAAGGATTTAATAGGTAAAACCGCATTGCTTGAGTTTAGAATAGTAAATACAAGCGAAGAAGCAAGGCAGGTCCTTGATTTGATTTATGAGAAAAGAATTACGCCCGTGCAGTACAGAGAAAATTCATCGGCATATCCAGATATCAAAGCCGTTATGCCGGAAGGCGCATCGGTTTTTGAGAGTAGAAGTAATATGGACTATTACGTTTTAGATAAAGCTCTTTTGACGGGTGCCGCTCTTGCAAACGCGAAAGTTGAATTCGGTGGAGAGTACGGACAAATGATGGTTTCGATAGAGTTCAATAGAGATGGCGGGAAAATATTTGAATATATCACTGAAAGAAACATAGGAAAGAGCCTTGCTATAGTTCTTGATGGCATTGTACAGTCTGCTCCTGTAATCCGAACAAGAATTTCTAGGGGGGAAAGAGCGAGTATTGAGGGTAATTTTAACTCTGAAGATGCAAAAGTTCTTGCAGCCGTATTAAGGGCAGGCGCTCTTCCGGTTCCAGTTAGATTAATAGAAGAAAGAACGGTCGGACCGTCACTTGGAGATGATTCGATAAAGAAAGGTTTTATGTCGTCTCTTATCGGCATTGTATTAGTTTTTCTTTTTATGTTTATATATTATCGTTCTTCGGGATTGATTGCGGATGTTGCGCTCTCTTTAAATTTAATAATACTTATGGCTATAATGGCATATTTAAAGTTTACTCTCACGCTTCCGGGCGTGGCAGGTATAGCACTTACTCTTGCTATGTCCGTTGACGCAAATGTGCTTATATTAGAAAGAATAAGAGAAGAAATTGCTGTTGGAAAAACTGCAAAAATGGCAGTGGATGCGGGTTATCAGAAAGTCTTTTGGACTATTTTTGATGCAAATTTTACGACTCTTATAGCCGCGGTTTTTCTGTTTCAGTTTGGGGCAGGTCCTATAAAAGGTTTTGCCGTCACTCTTTCAATAGGTCTTATCGTAAGTATGTTTACTGCCGTAACGGTGACAAAACTTATATATGAGTTTTTGTTCAAAAAAAATCTATTATTAAAAATAAAAATATGA
- a CDS encoding ribonucleoside triphosphate reductase encodes MENEGFFSSIVKRNGTKEAFNSQKISAAIAKAGETTGEFGQDTANKLAIKALSLLLDTIEDRKPTVEKVQDAVEEVLLYSKYKKTARAYILYRDQHSKIREIYSAFNIDLVDQYLEKIDWQVNENSNMSYSLQGLNNYISSGISKIYWLNKIYPENVRKAHSEGDLHLHDLGLLGAYCAGWDLQDLLLNGFKGASGKSEAKPAKHFRTVLGQIVNFFYTLQGESAGAQAFSNFDTLLAPFIYYDKLNYEEVKQALQEFLFNINVPTRVGFQTPFTNLTMDLTVAPYYKNEPVIIGGKHRDKKYGEFQKEIDRLNQAFLELMLAGDAKGRVFTFPIPTYNITKDFDWNNKNISALWDITAKYGVPYFANFINSDMKPEDARSMCCRLRIDNRELRKRGGGLFGASPLTGSIGVVTINLPRIGYLAKNESDFIDRLKENMDIAKQSLEIKRNVLEKFTSNNLYPYVGFYLRIVKERFNKYWKNHFSTIGIIGLNEACINLFGEGVGSIKGKSFGEKILDFMREILINYQKETENNYNLEATPAEGASYRLARLDIQKYPDIISASKTIGMPFYTNSSQLPVDYTEDIFENLDLQDSMQAKYTGGTVLHMFVGERIKDTESLKNFIKIVCENYSLPYFSITPTFSVCPQCGYIEGEHTECPKCKQEKLDDIDRQIKVLEDILDNRHPSLCTVKEYKEESGTCQTKSLSAAK; translated from the coding sequence ATGGAAAATGAAGGGTTTTTCAGTTCAATTGTGAAAAGAAACGGCACAAAAGAAGCGTTTAACTCCCAAAAAATCTCTGCAGCCATAGCAAAAGCTGGCGAAACCACAGGAGAATTCGGACAAGATACAGCAAATAAACTTGCTATAAAAGCTCTATCTCTTTTACTCGATACGATTGAAGACAGAAAACCCACTGTTGAAAAGGTTCAGGACGCGGTTGAAGAAGTTTTGCTTTATTCAAAATATAAAAAGACGGCAAGAGCGTATATTCTCTATCGTGATCAGCATAGTAAAATAAGAGAAATATATTCTGCTTTCAATATTGATTTAGTTGACCAGTACCTAGAAAAAATAGACTGGCAGGTAAATGAAAACAGCAATATGTCTTATTCTTTGCAGGGTCTTAATAATTATATTTCTTCGGGAATCAGCAAAATTTATTGGCTGAATAAAATTTATCCAGAAAACGTAAGAAAAGCGCACAGCGAAGGAGATTTGCATTTGCATGATTTAGGATTGCTTGGCGCTTACTGCGCAGGCTGGGATTTACAGGATCTTCTGCTCAACGGATTTAAAGGCGCTTCTGGAAAGTCTGAAGCAAAACCGGCAAAACATTTCAGGACAGTGCTTGGACAGATTGTAAATTTTTTCTATACTCTTCAGGGCGAAAGCGCAGGAGCGCAGGCTTTTTCAAACTTCGATACTCTGCTTGCTCCTTTCATTTATTATGATAAATTAAACTATGAAGAAGTAAAGCAGGCTTTACAGGAATTTTTATTTAACATAAACGTTCCCACAAGAGTCGGTTTCCAGACTCCTTTTACAAATTTAACTATGGATTTGACAGTTGCTCCGTATTATAAAAACGAACCTGTTATAATAGGAGGGAAACATCGGGATAAAAAATACGGCGAATTTCAAAAAGAAATAGACAGGTTAAACCAAGCATTTTTAGAGCTTATGCTTGCAGGAGACGCTAAAGGAAGAGTTTTTACATTTCCCATACCTACATATAACATAACGAAGGATTTTGACTGGAACAATAAAAATATAAGCGCTTTATGGGATATAACAGCAAAATATGGAGTTCCTTATTTCGCAAATTTTATTAATTCCGATATGAAACCAGAAGATGCAAGAAGCATGTGCTGTCGTCTTAGAATAGACAACCGCGAACTTCGAAAACGCGGCGGCGGACTTTTCGGAGCGTCTCCGCTCACAGGTTCTATAGGAGTCGTTACAATCAATCTGCCAAGAATAGGTTATCTTGCAAAAAACGAATCTGACTTTATAGACAGACTTAAAGAAAATATGGATATTGCAAAGCAAAGTCTGGAAATAAAAAGAAATGTCTTGGAAAAATTTACGTCCAACAATTTATATCCTTATGTGGGTTTTTATCTGAGAATAGTTAAAGAACGTTTTAACAAATACTGGAAAAATCACTTTTCAACAATAGGAATTATAGGGCTAAATGAAGCGTGTATAAACTTGTTCGGCGAAGGAGTCGGGAGCATAAAAGGCAAATCTTTCGGTGAAAAAATTCTGGATTTTATGAGAGAAATTCTTATTAACTATCAGAAAGAAACAGAAAACAACTATAACCTTGAAGCTACGCCCGCGGAAGGAGCTTCTTATAGACTTGCAAGACTTGACATACAGAAATATCCAGACATAATTTCGGCAAGCAAAACAATAGGCATGCCATTTTATACAAATTCGAGCCAGTTGCCGGTAGATTACACCGAAGATATTTTTGAAAATCTGGATTTACAGGATTCAATGCAGGCAAAGTACACCGGTGGTACGGTTCTGCACATGTTTGTGGGAGAGCGTATTAAAGATACGGAAAGTCTAAAAAATTTTATAAAAATCGTATGCGAAAATTACAGTCTGCCGTATTTTTCAATAACGCCTACTTTCAGCGTATGCCCGCAGTGCGGTTATATTGAAGGCGAACATACTGAATGTCCTAAATGCAAACAGGAAAAACTTGACGACATAGACAGACAAATAAAAGTCCTCGAAGATATACTTGACAACAGACATCCCTCTTTATGCACAGTAAAAGAGTATAAGGAAGAGAGCGGAACCTGCCAAACTAAAAGTTTATCTGCTGCAAAATAA
- a CDS encoding HD domain-containing protein: protein MDEILTFEEIKNNLEIRTYFEFMDKTFALMGYKEHGRGHALYAAEIAERILKYLGYSKREQELAKIASYIHDMGNLVSKYGHDQSSSIMFLNVIGDNRYNEDIFAIASAVGCHEDKTVDPVSAIAAALVLGDKTDVRRERIRAEDLYYVYKHSRIIAACQKVDVVINKEEMTIGLRIKIDATICSVMDYFEIFMSRTNFCRRASSVLNCNFELYINEDKFL, encoded by the coding sequence ATGGATGAGATATTAACTTTTGAAGAAATAAAAAATAACCTTGAGATACGGACATATTTTGAATTTATGGACAAAACATTTGCTCTTATGGGATATAAAGAGCATGGCAGAGGTCATGCTTTGTACGCCGCTGAAATTGCCGAGCGGATTTTGAAATATTTAGGCTACAGCAAAAGAGAACAGGAACTTGCTAAAATTGCTTCTTATATTCACGATATGGGCAATTTGGTTTCAAAATATGGACATGATCAAAGCAGCTCAATAATGTTTTTAAATGTTATTGGAGATAACAGATATAATGAAGATATTTTTGCTATAGCAAGCGCTGTAGGTTGTCATGAAGATAAGACTGTGGATCCGGTGTCGGCGATTGCTGCCGCTCTTGTTCTCGGAGATAAAACAGATGTGCGCCGCGAGAGAATAAGGGCTGAAGATTTGTATTATGTCTATAAACATTCTCGTATCATTGCCGCCTGTCAAAAAGTTGATGTTGTTATAAATAAAGAAGAGATGACTATCGGATTGCGGATAAAAATCGACGCCACAATATGTTCGGTTATGGACTATTTTGAAATATTTATGTCAAGGACAAATTTCTGCAGAAGAGCAAGCAGCGTTTTAAACTGTAATTTTGAATTGTATATTAATGAGGATAAGTTTCTGTAA
- the yajC gene encoding preprotein translocase subunit YajC: MGKFVNLFIFLLAIISMPSLSFAQPLSEGLSSFGGLMPLILIFVFFYLFLLRPQQKKAKKHRDLLNSLKKDDRIITGGGLYATVNAVKGNTVEARISDGVYVQIVKQLISAVITKEDEESAKIPEIVKK, translated from the coding sequence ATGGGGAAATTTGTTAATTTATTTATATTTTTGCTGGCAATCATTTCAATGCCGTCGTTATCGTTTGCACAGCCACTTTCCGAGGGATTGTCTTCTTTTGGCGGATTGATGCCGCTGATTCTTATATTTGTTTTTTTCTATCTATTTTTGTTAAGACCACAGCAGAAGAAAGCTAAAAAGCACCGTGATTTATTAAATTCTTTGAAAAAAGACGACAGGATTATTACCGGCGGCGGTTTATATGCTACGGTAAATGCTGTAAAAGGAAACACTGTTGAAGCAAGAATTTCAGACGGAGTTTATGTTCAGATTGTGAAACAACTGATTTCTGCTGTTATAACAAAGGAAGATGAAGAATCGGCGAAAATACCTGAGATAGTTAAGAAGTAA
- a CDS encoding 3'-5' exonuclease produces the protein MYLTYNYRSAPVVLEHANQLIQCNPNRLSKPLEAVSDGRSLSDLQLYQTDTPEKNIIDIIKSDNLYKNYAILARTNNLIGKESKIKQALKSENIPYVIKSADSLYARPEVKDVIAYFDF, from the coding sequence TTGTACCTTACTTATAATTATCGTTCTGCTCCTGTAGTCCTTGAACACGCCAATCAATTAATACAATGTAATCCTAACAGGTTGTCTAAACCGCTTGAAGCAGTTTCTGACGGAAGAAGCTTATCTGACTTGCAGTTATATCAAACAGACACTCCCGAAAAAAATATTATAGATATTATTAAATCCGATAATTTGTATAAAAATTATGCAATATTAGCTCGCACGAATAATCTTATTGGCAAGGAAAGTAAGATTAAACAGGCTCTTAAATCTGAAAATATTCCGTATGTAATTAAGTCTGCTGACAGTTTGTATGCTAGACCAGAAGTCAAAGATGTTATCGCTTATTTTGATTTTTGA
- a CDS encoding MATE family efflux transporter, producing the protein MEACGIVNRIAYLFVMIVFGLNQGMQPIVGYNYGTDLYEHVTKVKKTIIITVAPMTFGSVLVELFPHSVASIFADEKNLIDVTATGLRYAFMFSLFIGF; encoded by the coding sequence ATAGAAGCTTGCGGGATAGTAAACCGCATAGCATATCTTTTCGTTATGATAGTTTTTGGACTTAATCAGGGCATGCAACCTATAGTCGGATACAATTACGGTACAGATCTTTACGAACACGTAACAAAAGTTAAAAAAACAATTATTATCACGGTTGCCCCAATGACTTTTGGATCTGTACTCGTAGAATTGTTTCCGCATTCGGTGGCATCTATTTTCGCCGATGAAAAAAATCTCATTGATGTGACGGCAACCGGACTGCGTTACGCATTTATGTTTTCCCTCTTTATAGGTTTTTAG
- a CDS encoding HD domain-containing protein — MDDKNKYSNIVLKDIKKNPIVNAFIKSANDYLGTIGYTEHGVRHVKLVASIAENVLLYLDYSKRLQELAGIAGYMHDIGNVVNRKDHGQSAALVAMRLLKDMGMTPEETALIISAVGNHEEETGDPVNPVAAALILADKSDVHKTRVRNPDISKYDIHDRVNSAVEKSFLKVLKDKKVISLQLTIDTQISKVMEYFEIFMSRMLMCRRAADFLDCAFELIINERKLL; from the coding sequence ATGGATGATAAAAATAAGTATTCAAATATAGTCCTTAAAGACATAAAGAAAAACCCAATAGTCAATGCGTTTATTAAGTCCGCTAACGATTATTTGGGAACAATTGGTTATACCGAACATGGCGTCAGGCATGTAAAGCTGGTTGCTTCTATAGCTGAAAACGTTTTGTTATATCTCGATTATTCGAAAAGACTTCAGGAACTTGCGGGAATAGCTGGTTATATGCACGATATAGGCAATGTTGTAAATAGGAAAGATCATGGGCAGTCTGCCGCGCTTGTAGCTATGAGATTGCTCAAAGATATGGGTATGACACCTGAAGAAACAGCATTGATAATTTCAGCGGTAGGAAACCACGAAGAAGAAACAGGAGATCCCGTAAATCCTGTGGCGGCTGCCTTAATTTTAGCTGATAAATCTGACGTGCATAAAACAAGAGTTAGAAATCCTGATATTTCAAAATATGATATACACGACAGAGTGAATTCTGCCGTAGAAAAATCTTTTTTGAAAGTTCTTAAAGATAAAAAGGTTATATCGCTTCAGCTTACCATTGATACGCAGATATCAAAAGTTATGGAGTACTTTGAGATTTTTATGTCGAGAATGCTTATGTGTAGGAGGGCTGCTGATTTTTTGGATTGTGCGTTTGAGTTAATAATAAATGAGAGGAAATTACTCTGA
- a CDS encoding glycosyltransferase N-terminal domain-containing protein: MDGFEGKYYIVLTSTTKSGREYAQKLPKVDFVALLPLDIYLFMRRALILSSRIYWCLLKLNCGNYALYCCAQKYKSCYN, encoded by the coding sequence TTGGACGGTTTTGAAGGTAAATATTACATTGTTTTGACGTCAACTACAAAAAGCGGCAGAGAATATGCGCAAAAATTGCCGAAAGTGGATTTTGTCGCTTTGCTTCCTTTAGACATTTATCTTTTTATGCGTAGGGCGTTGATATTATCAAGCCGGATATACTGGTGCTTGTTGAAACTGAATTGTGGGAACTATGCTTTATACTGTTGCGCGCAAAAATATAAAAGTTGTTACAATTAA
- a CDS encoding hydroxyethylthiazole kinase, protein MDKIYEVLERVRKSSPLVHYITNWVTISDCANIVKLFDGSPICPLFQTPS, encoded by the coding sequence GTGGATAAAATTTACGAAGTTTTAGAAAGAGTAAGAAAAAGCTCTCCTTTGGTGCATTACATCACAAACTGGGTTACAATTTCAGACTGTGCGAATATCGTCAAGCTTTTCGACGGTTCTCCAATATGTCCTCTATTTCAAACGCCGTCGTAA
- a CDS encoding glycosyltransferase N-terminal domain-containing protein, with amino-acid sequence MLYTVARKNIKVVTINGRMSDKSFEGYKKLKFFWSCGIN; translated from the coding sequence ATGCTTTATACTGTTGCGCGCAAAAATATAAAAGTTGTTACAATTAACGGAAGAATGTCCGACAAATCGTTTGAAGGTTATAAGAAATTAAAATTTTTCTGGTCTTGTGGGATTAATTGA
- the nadA gene encoding quinolinate synthase NadA, with protein MKETINKLKKEKNAVILAHIYQLPEIHNIADFVGDSLDLSRKAVQTNADVIVFCGVHFMAETASILNPKKKVLIPDLNAGCPMADMIIAEKLKEFKSRYKNPVVVAYVNTSAAVKAESNICCTSSNAVNVVKSIAGETGAENSDIIFVPDKNLGSYVQKLAGVKMNVWNGFCPTHNNLILPGYLLKAKEEHPHAKILVHPECRPEVASAADHVMSTGVMCRYVEKSTAKEFIIGTETGILYTLKKNNPGKNFYPVSSFAVCPNMKKITLAKVLDVLTNMKNAISVSEDIRQKAYRPILKMLEINAQG; from the coding sequence ATGAAAGAAACAATAAATAAATTAAAAAAAGAAAAAAATGCCGTAATTTTGGCTCATATATACCAGCTGCCTGAAATTCATAACATAGCAGATTTTGTGGGCGATTCTCTGGATTTAAGCAGAAAAGCCGTGCAGACGAACGCAGATGTAATTGTTTTTTGCGGCGTACATTTTATGGCGGAAACCGCATCGATACTGAACCCAAAGAAAAAAGTTTTAATTCCCGACTTAAATGCGGGTTGCCCTATGGCGGATATGATAATTGCCGAAAAATTAAAAGAATTTAAATCGCGATATAAAAATCCGGTGGTCGTAGCTTACGTAAACACTTCTGCCGCGGTAAAAGCTGAAAGCAATATATGCTGCACGTCTTCAAATGCAGTAAACGTCGTAAAAAGTATCGCCGGAGAAACAGGTGCGGAAAACAGCGACATAATTTTTGTTCCAGACAAAAATTTAGGCAGCTACGTTCAAAAACTAGCAGGCGTAAAAATGAATGTCTGGAACGGTTTTTGTCCTACACACAATAATCTGATTCTTCCGGGATATTTACTAAAAGCGAAAGAAGAACACCCGCATGCTAAAATTTTAGTTCATCCCGAGTGCCGTCCGGAAGTTGCATCTGCGGCAGACCATGTAATGTCAACCGGCGTTATGTGCAGATATGTTGAAAAAAGCACTGCAAAAGAATTTATTATAGGCACAGAAACGGGAATTTTATATACGCTTAAAAAAAATAATCCAGGCAAAAACTTTTATCCCGTGTCATCTTTTGCGGTATGCCCCAATATGAAAAAAATTACGCTTGCAAAAGTTTTAGATGTTCTTACAAATATGAAAAATGCAATTAGCGTCTCCGAAGATATAAGACAGAAAGCTTACCGCCCGATTTTAAAGATGCTGGAAATAAACGCGCAGGGCTGA
- a CDS encoding 3'-5' exonuclease, whose product MFIVGAENGRTPLIYHGEIKNEPEERNLFYVAMTSL is encoded by the coding sequence GTGTTTATCGTAGGTGCTGAAAATGGGCGCACACCGCTTATTTATCACGGCGAAATTAAAAATGAACCAGAGGAACGCAACTTGTTTTATGTCGCAATGACTAGCCTTTGA
- a CDS encoding anaerobic ribonucleoside-triphosphate reductase activating protein: MQIGGLQKLSLIDYPGTPAAVIFTQGCNMLCPYCHNPQLVYPYLFEKTLNENEVLYFLKKRQGLLKGVVITGGEPTLQNDLFNFIKKIKNLKFLVKLDTNGTNPKILQELIREKLIDFVAMDIKSAAEKYKLFFKGNLNLIMQSLHVIKSSDIAHIFRTTYDTDILNKRDLDEIKATMENSEYIVQKCRKQFNSPEK, encoded by the coding sequence GTGCAAATTGGCGGACTCCAAAAATTATCACTTATAGATTATCCCGGCACTCCCGCGGCCGTTATCTTTACGCAGGGCTGTAATATGCTTTGCCCTTACTGTCATAATCCTCAATTAGTTTACCCCTATCTATTTGAGAAAACACTTAATGAAAATGAAGTCTTATACTTTTTGAAAAAGAGACAGGGTCTCTTAAAAGGAGTGGTTATTACAGGCGGTGAACCGACACTGCAAAATGATTTGTTCAATTTCATAAAAAAAATCAAAAATTTAAAGTTCCTCGTCAAGCTTGATACAAACGGCACCAATCCCAAAATACTGCAAGAATTAATACGCGAAAAACTTATAGATTTCGTAGCTATGGATATAAAATCGGCCGCTGAAAAATACAAACTGTTTTTCAAAGGAAATTTAAATTTAATTATGCAGTCGCTGCATGTAATTAAATCTTCAGATATAGCGCATATTTTCAGAACCACGTACGACACAGATATTTTAAATAAAAGAGATTTAGATGAAATAAAAGCAACAATGGAAAACTCAGAATATATCGTTCAGAAATGCAGAAAACAATTTAACAGTCCAGAGAAGTAG
- a CDS encoding rolling circle replication-associated protein, with translation MLPTHFEHRANPNEYCCGCEHNELVRELNKYSTFRKLDVQTFIKDLRDYLSYHRNLKIRCFYCGEYGNILDRPHYHITVYGLSAGYSPKTISRITKDYNKWGYF, from the coding sequence ATGCTTCCTACTCATTTTGAACATCGTGCTAATCCTAACGAGTATTGCTGTGGTTGTGAACATAATGAGCTTGTACGTGAATTGAATAAATATTCTACGTTTCGTAAACTTGACGTCCAGACATTTATTAAGGATTTGCGTGATTATCTTAGTTATCATAGAAATTTAAAGATTAGGTGCTTTTATTGCGGTGAATACGGAAATATATTGGATAGACCGCATTATCATATCACTGTATATGGGCTTAGCGCTGGCTATAGCCCTAAAACTATATCTAGAATAACTAAAGATTATAACAAGTGGGGTTATTTTTGA
- the secF gene encoding protein translocase subunit SecF, with amino-acid sequence MRFFRSVDIDFIGNRYKFFTISGLLLLLTVGAFIYRGGLNYGIDFTGGILMRISFQNEVGLQDVRIAVEESGINSFELQSSGNLVMIRIKKDLEAQEEFETLIKSSIQLRFPDNPVKIEGIEYIGPTVGEYLSKQAVYAFLFAFLVMIVYVAFRFKSSLWGIVSVVGIIHDIVISLGFVILANKEINITIVAALLTVVGYSINDTIVLFDRIKENLKLLVKEDFVAVINKSINEVLVRTIVTSLTVFIVACSLFFFGGEVMHTFAYIMIIGTVLGVFSTIFVCAPLICEWRIKTNKRLKIAIKQDGVRSK; translated from the coding sequence ATGCGGTTTTTTAGGTCCGTAGATATAGATTTTATCGGAAACCGTTACAAGTTTTTTACGATTTCTGGATTACTGTTGTTATTGACTGTAGGAGCTTTTATTTACAGGGGCGGACTAAATTACGGCATTGATTTTACCGGTGGTATTCTTATGCGGATTTCTTTCCAGAACGAAGTTGGATTGCAGGATGTACGCATAGCTGTGGAAGAAAGCGGAATAAATTCTTTTGAACTTCAGAGTTCCGGCAATCTTGTTATGATAAGAATAAAGAAAGATCTTGAAGCTCAGGAAGAATTTGAGACTTTGATTAAAAGTTCGATACAGTTGAGATTTCCGGATAATCCGGTTAAAATTGAAGGGATTGAATACATAGGTCCTACCGTTGGCGAATATCTTTCAAAGCAGGCTGTATACGCGTTTTTGTTTGCGTTTCTGGTTATGATTGTCTATGTCGCATTCAGATTTAAATCTAGTTTATGGGGTATTGTATCTGTTGTGGGGATTATTCATGATATTGTCATTTCTCTTGGTTTTGTGATTCTTGCCAACAAAGAAATCAATATAACGATCGTTGCCGCTCTTCTTACGGTTGTCGGTTATTCAATTAATGATACTATAGTTTTATTTGACAGGATAAAAGAAAATTTAAAACTTCTTGTAAAAGAAGATTTTGTAGCGGTAATCAATAAGAGCATAAATGAGGTTCTTGTCAGAACCATTGTTACTTCGCTGACTGTGTTTATCGTGGCATGTTCGCTCTTTTTCTTCGGTGGCGAAGTCATGCATACTTTTGCATATATAATGATAATAGGTACGGTGCTTGGAGTGTTTTCTACAATATTTGTCTGCGCTCCGCTTATTTGCGAATGGAGAATAAAAACAAATAAACGTTTGAAAATCGCCATAAAGCAGGACGGTGTTCGTTCAAAGTAA